The Polyodon spathula isolate WHYD16114869_AA chromosome 13, ASM1765450v1, whole genome shotgun sequence genome includes a region encoding these proteins:
- the LOC121325715 gene encoding transmembrane protein 170A-like isoform X1 has translation MQSGGVDTNTNVGLVRQILTLSLAPRENGTLCSNETALCEFSEMWYGVFLWAVVSSLVIHLPAGLLALYTLRQHKYGRFMSVSILLMSIIGPVFGGSLTSAAIAGVYRAAGKGMISLEALILGVGQSFCVLVISFLRILATL, from the exons ATGCAGAGCGGTGGCGTTGATACAAATACGAATGTAGGACTGGTGCGGCAAATTTTAACTCTTAGTTTAGCCCCAAGAGAAAATGGCACCTTATGCTCCAACGAAACGGCGCTGTGTGAGTTCTCGG AGATGTGGTACGGTGTCTTCCTGTGGGCTGTGGTCTCGTCCCTGGTCATCCACCTGCCGGCAGGGCTGCTGGCCCTCTACACGCTCCGACAGCACAAGTACGGCAGGTTCATGTCGGTGTCCATACTGCTGATGAGTATCATCGGGCCAGTTTTCGGAGGAAGCCTAACCA GTGCCGCGATTGCCGGGGTCTACAGAGCAGCGGGGAAAGGAATGATCTCTTTGGAAGCTCTCATTCTAGGTGTCGGACAGTCCTTTTGTGTCCTGGTTATTTCATTCTTGCGGATTTTGGCAACGCTATAG
- the LOC121326009 gene encoding C-factor-like: MVEWKASSVLITGGNRGIGLEMVRQFLESPNPPDRVFAGCRDPEGPRAKCLKDLSKKHSERLFIVQLDTTDPVSIKEAAKQVGSKLNKRGLNLLINNAAINLNGTLDETDSDGMMHCYKTNVVGPMLMAKEFLPCLQMAAQTSDLQGMCCRKAAVINLSSLVASIEKCYETFSMVPMYPYRTSKAALNMLTRCLSEDFRKEGILCTAIHPGWVKTDMGGKEAPLDAVDSVVGMFQVLSALTEKNTGQCLDWEGKIIPW, translated from the exons ATGGTTGAGTGGAAGGCCTCTAGTGTTTTAATAACTGGGGGGAACAGAGGTATTGGACTGGAGATGGTGAGGCAGTTTCTGGAGTCCCCCAACCCACCAGACCGGGTGTTTGCTGGCTGCCGGGATCCAGAGGGCCCACGAGCTAAG TGTTTGAAGGATCTCTCAAAGAAGCACTCTGAACGGCTTTTCATTGTCCAGCTTG ACACAACAGATCCAGTGAGCATCAAGGAAGCAGCGAAGCAGGTGGGATCCAAACTGAATAAAAGAGGACTCAATTTATTGATAAATAACGCAGCCATTAACTTGAATGGAACTCTGGATGAAACGGACAGCGATGGCATGATGCACTGCTATAAAACAAATGTAGTGGGACCAATGCTAATGGCCAAG GAATTCCTGCCCTGCCTGCAGATGGCGGCCCAGACCAGTGATCTTCAGGGAATGTGCTGCAGGAAGGCAGCAGTGATCAATCTGTCCAGCCTGGTGGCGTCCATTGAGAAGTGCTATGAGACTTTCAGCATGGTGCCCATGTACCCCTACCGCACCAGCAAG GCAGCCTTGAACATGCTGACCCGGTGTCTTTCTGAAGACTTCAGGAAAGAGGGAATTCTGTGCACTGCAATCCATCCTGGATGGGTGAAAACTGATATGGGGGGTAAAGAA GCCCCCCTGGACGCAGTGGACAGTGTCGTGGGGATGTTTCAGGTGCTGTCTGCTCTCACAGAGAAGAACACGGGACAGTGTCTAGACTGGGAAGGAAAGATCATCCCCTGGTGA
- the vrk3 gene encoding inactive serine/threonine-protein kinase VRK3 isoform X2, with amino-acid sequence MIVRFCPHCGTKIEAGFKFCPSCGEMLPQQDPEETVTASISQMAVSHTSPYSAGCSTGGGISLGQGSHIDLPPHSPRKRVQFASIKEEEKHITEPSVVSKSASADQGSPLSVTSRSPLRASRSARKRPGSSRVKEEDVPSSETAPSPSPSPSPSPPSPRSKALAKGKGKRARRMSGIEPLSENEVLTDTTNKKWRLMKLLAQSDCGILYGAVLYTSGACSEDHKYILKLAAKDGKIFNEQNFLQRAAKPAAVDKWRKHHKMDFLGIPTCVGFGLHADTYRFLVLPNMGVTLQSIMSESGVSLSERAVLQVACRILDILEYIHSNEYVHADIRAENVYLDPTDLKQVHLAGYCYAFRYSPSGNHIEYRELSRTPHEGAVEFLSIDSHKGAGPSRRSDLQSLGYCMLKWVCGSLPWSDQIDNPSAVMAEKERYKTDVKGLLEQGFGKRKTSALQVYLDQVMALSYNENPNYEELRNGIRDALQKLGSSAQDPIDVTLI; translated from the exons ATGATTGTTCGCTTCTGCCCGCACTGCGGCACCAAGATTGAGGCCGGTTTTAAATTCTGCCCGTCCTGCGGGGAGATGCTGCCTCAGCAGGACCCGGAGGAGACAGTGACAGCCAGCATCTCCCAGATGGCAGTGTCCCATACCAGCCCCTATTCAGCGGGCTGCAGCACAGGTGGGGGTATTTCCCTAG GCCAGGGCAGCCACATTGATTTGCCGCCGCACTCTCCAAGGAAACGGGTGCAGTTCGCCAGTATCAAAGAGGAGGAGAAGCACATCACAGAGCCCTCCGTAGTTTCTAAATCAGCTTCTGCAG ACCAGGGCTCCCCCCTCTCTGTGACATCACGCTCTCCTCTGCGGGCATCTCGCTCTGCCAGGAAGCGTCCGGGATCCTCCAGGGTGAAGGAAGAGGATGTGCCCAGCAGCGAGActgccccctccccctctccctccccctccccctcccccccctccccccgctcCAAAGCTCTGG ccAAAGGCAAAGGCAAGAGAGCCCGGAGAATGAGTGGCATCGAGCCGCTGTCAGAGAACGAGGTCCTGACCGACACCACCAACAAGAAGTGGAGGCTCATGAAGCTCCTGGCACAGAGTGACTGCGGGATTCTCTATGGAG CTGTCCTGTACACTTCTGGAGCTTGTTCAGAAGATCACAAATACATTCTCAAACTG GCTGCCAAGGATGGAAAAATATTCAACGAACAGAATTTCTTGCAGCGTGCAGCGAAGCCAGCAGCAg TTGATAAATGGAGGAAGCACCACAAGATGGACTTTCTGGGGATCCCTACCTGTGTTGGCTTCGGGCTCCATGCAGATACCTACAG atttctaGTCCTTCCAAACATGGGCGTGACCCTGCAGTCCATCATGAGTGAGAGCGGAGTCTCACTGTCTGAGAGGGCTGTCCTTCAGGTGGCCTGCAGGATT CTTGACATTCTGGAGTACATCCACAGCAATGAGTATGTACATGCAGATATCCGTGCTGAAAACGTGTATTTGGACCCCACAGATCTGAAGCAG GTGCACCTTGCCGGGTATTGTTATGCATTCCGCTACAGCCCCAGTGGCAACCACATTGAGTACCGAGAACTCAGCAGGACACCACACGAGGGCGCTGTGGAGTTCCTCAGCATCGATTCCCACAAAGGAGCgg GCCCGTCCCGTCGCAGTGATCTTCAGTCCCTGGGGTACTGCATGCTGAAGTGGGTGTGCGGCTCCCTGCCCTGGTCCGATCAGATCGACAACCCCAGCGCTGTCATGGCAGAGAAGGAGAG GTACAAGACGGACGTGAAGGGTCTGCTGGAACAGGGTTTcggtaaaagaaaaacttcag CTCTGCAGGTTTACCTGGATCAGGTGATGGCTCTGAGCTACAACGAGAATCCAAACTACGAGGAGCTGAGGAACGGAATCAGAGACGCACTGCAGAAACTGGGTTCTTCAGCGCAGGATCCCATCGATGTCACGCTGATTTAA
- the vrk3 gene encoding inactive serine/threonine-protein kinase VRK3 isoform X1 — MIVRFCPHCGTKIEAGFKFCPSCGEMLPQQDPEETVTASISQMAVSHTSPYSAGCSTGGGISLGQGSHIDLPPHSPRKRVQFASIKEEEKHITEPSVVSKSASADQGSPLSVTSRSPLRASRSARKRPGSSRVKEEDVPSSETAPSPSPSPSPSPPSPRSKALAKGKGKRARRMSGIEPLSENEVLTDTTNKKWRLMKLLAQSDCGILYGAVLYTSGACSEDHKYILKLAAKDGKIFNEQNFLQRAAKPAAVDKWRKHHKMDFLGIPTCVGFGLHADTYRFLVLPNMGVTLQSIMSESGVSLSERAVLQVACRILDILEYIHSNEYVHADIRAENVYLDPTDLKQVHLAGYCYAFRYSPSGNHIEYRELSRTPHEGAVEFLSIDSHKGAGPSRRSDLQSLGYCMLKWVCGSLPWSDQIDNPSAVMAEKERYKTDVKGLLEQGFGKRKTSAALQVYLDQVMALSYNENPNYEELRNGIRDALQKLGSSAQDPIDVTLI, encoded by the exons ATGATTGTTCGCTTCTGCCCGCACTGCGGCACCAAGATTGAGGCCGGTTTTAAATTCTGCCCGTCCTGCGGGGAGATGCTGCCTCAGCAGGACCCGGAGGAGACAGTGACAGCCAGCATCTCCCAGATGGCAGTGTCCCATACCAGCCCCTATTCAGCGGGCTGCAGCACAGGTGGGGGTATTTCCCTAG GCCAGGGCAGCCACATTGATTTGCCGCCGCACTCTCCAAGGAAACGGGTGCAGTTCGCCAGTATCAAAGAGGAGGAGAAGCACATCACAGAGCCCTCCGTAGTTTCTAAATCAGCTTCTGCAG ACCAGGGCTCCCCCCTCTCTGTGACATCACGCTCTCCTCTGCGGGCATCTCGCTCTGCCAGGAAGCGTCCGGGATCCTCCAGGGTGAAGGAAGAGGATGTGCCCAGCAGCGAGActgccccctccccctctccctccccctccccctcccccccctccccccgctcCAAAGCTCTGG ccAAAGGCAAAGGCAAGAGAGCCCGGAGAATGAGTGGCATCGAGCCGCTGTCAGAGAACGAGGTCCTGACCGACACCACCAACAAGAAGTGGAGGCTCATGAAGCTCCTGGCACAGAGTGACTGCGGGATTCTCTATGGAG CTGTCCTGTACACTTCTGGAGCTTGTTCAGAAGATCACAAATACATTCTCAAACTG GCTGCCAAGGATGGAAAAATATTCAACGAACAGAATTTCTTGCAGCGTGCAGCGAAGCCAGCAGCAg TTGATAAATGGAGGAAGCACCACAAGATGGACTTTCTGGGGATCCCTACCTGTGTTGGCTTCGGGCTCCATGCAGATACCTACAG atttctaGTCCTTCCAAACATGGGCGTGACCCTGCAGTCCATCATGAGTGAGAGCGGAGTCTCACTGTCTGAGAGGGCTGTCCTTCAGGTGGCCTGCAGGATT CTTGACATTCTGGAGTACATCCACAGCAATGAGTATGTACATGCAGATATCCGTGCTGAAAACGTGTATTTGGACCCCACAGATCTGAAGCAG GTGCACCTTGCCGGGTATTGTTATGCATTCCGCTACAGCCCCAGTGGCAACCACATTGAGTACCGAGAACTCAGCAGGACACCACACGAGGGCGCTGTGGAGTTCCTCAGCATCGATTCCCACAAAGGAGCgg GCCCGTCCCGTCGCAGTGATCTTCAGTCCCTGGGGTACTGCATGCTGAAGTGGGTGTGCGGCTCCCTGCCCTGGTCCGATCAGATCGACAACCCCAGCGCTGTCATGGCAGAGAAGGAGAG GTACAAGACGGACGTGAAGGGTCTGCTGGAACAGGGTTTcggtaaaagaaaaacttcag CAGCTCTGCAGGTTTACCTGGATCAGGTGATGGCTCTGAGCTACAACGAGAATCCAAACTACGAGGAGCTGAGGAACGGAATCAGAGACGCACTGCAGAAACTGGGTTCTTCAGCGCAGGATCCCATCGATGTCACGCTGATTTAA
- the LOC121325715 gene encoding transmembrane protein 170A-like isoform X2 — MYCTEMWYGVFLWAVVSSLVIHLPAGLLALYTLRQHKYGRFMSVSILLMSIIGPVFGGSLTSAAIAGVYRAAGKGMISLEALILGVGQSFCVLVISFLRILATL; from the exons ATGTACTGTACAG AGATGTGGTACGGTGTCTTCCTGTGGGCTGTGGTCTCGTCCCTGGTCATCCACCTGCCGGCAGGGCTGCTGGCCCTCTACACGCTCCGACAGCACAAGTACGGCAGGTTCATGTCGGTGTCCATACTGCTGATGAGTATCATCGGGCCAGTTTTCGGAGGAAGCCTAACCA GTGCCGCGATTGCCGGGGTCTACAGAGCAGCGGGGAAAGGAATGATCTCTTTGGAAGCTCTCATTCTAGGTGTCGGACAGTCCTTTTGTGTCCTGGTTATTTCATTCTTGCGGATTTTGGCAACGCTATAG
- the vrk3 gene encoding inactive serine/threonine-protein kinase VRK3 isoform X3, protein MIVRFCPHCGTKIEAGFKFCPSCGEMLPQQDPEETVTASISQMAVSHTSPYSAGCSTGQGSHIDLPPHSPRKRVQFASIKEEEKHITEPSVVSKSASADQGSPLSVTSRSPLRASRSARKRPGSSRVKEEDVPSSETAPSPSPSPSPSPPSPRSKALAKGKGKRARRMSGIEPLSENEVLTDTTNKKWRLMKLLAQSDCGILYGAVLYTSGACSEDHKYILKLAAKDGKIFNEQNFLQRAAKPAAVDKWRKHHKMDFLGIPTCVGFGLHADTYRFLVLPNMGVTLQSIMSESGVSLSERAVLQVACRILDILEYIHSNEYVHADIRAENVYLDPTDLKQVHLAGYCYAFRYSPSGNHIEYRELSRTPHEGAVEFLSIDSHKGAGPSRRSDLQSLGYCMLKWVCGSLPWSDQIDNPSAVMAEKERYKTDVKGLLEQGFGKRKTSAALQVYLDQVMALSYNENPNYEELRNGIRDALQKLGSSAQDPIDVTLI, encoded by the exons ATGATTGTTCGCTTCTGCCCGCACTGCGGCACCAAGATTGAGGCCGGTTTTAAATTCTGCCCGTCCTGCGGGGAGATGCTGCCTCAGCAGGACCCGGAGGAGACAGTGACAGCCAGCATCTCCCAGATGGCAGTGTCCCATACCAGCCCCTATTCAGCGGGCTGCAGCACAG GCCAGGGCAGCCACATTGATTTGCCGCCGCACTCTCCAAGGAAACGGGTGCAGTTCGCCAGTATCAAAGAGGAGGAGAAGCACATCACAGAGCCCTCCGTAGTTTCTAAATCAGCTTCTGCAG ACCAGGGCTCCCCCCTCTCTGTGACATCACGCTCTCCTCTGCGGGCATCTCGCTCTGCCAGGAAGCGTCCGGGATCCTCCAGGGTGAAGGAAGAGGATGTGCCCAGCAGCGAGActgccccctccccctctccctccccctccccctcccccccctccccccgctcCAAAGCTCTGG ccAAAGGCAAAGGCAAGAGAGCCCGGAGAATGAGTGGCATCGAGCCGCTGTCAGAGAACGAGGTCCTGACCGACACCACCAACAAGAAGTGGAGGCTCATGAAGCTCCTGGCACAGAGTGACTGCGGGATTCTCTATGGAG CTGTCCTGTACACTTCTGGAGCTTGTTCAGAAGATCACAAATACATTCTCAAACTG GCTGCCAAGGATGGAAAAATATTCAACGAACAGAATTTCTTGCAGCGTGCAGCGAAGCCAGCAGCAg TTGATAAATGGAGGAAGCACCACAAGATGGACTTTCTGGGGATCCCTACCTGTGTTGGCTTCGGGCTCCATGCAGATACCTACAG atttctaGTCCTTCCAAACATGGGCGTGACCCTGCAGTCCATCATGAGTGAGAGCGGAGTCTCACTGTCTGAGAGGGCTGTCCTTCAGGTGGCCTGCAGGATT CTTGACATTCTGGAGTACATCCACAGCAATGAGTATGTACATGCAGATATCCGTGCTGAAAACGTGTATTTGGACCCCACAGATCTGAAGCAG GTGCACCTTGCCGGGTATTGTTATGCATTCCGCTACAGCCCCAGTGGCAACCACATTGAGTACCGAGAACTCAGCAGGACACCACACGAGGGCGCTGTGGAGTTCCTCAGCATCGATTCCCACAAAGGAGCgg GCCCGTCCCGTCGCAGTGATCTTCAGTCCCTGGGGTACTGCATGCTGAAGTGGGTGTGCGGCTCCCTGCCCTGGTCCGATCAGATCGACAACCCCAGCGCTGTCATGGCAGAGAAGGAGAG GTACAAGACGGACGTGAAGGGTCTGCTGGAACAGGGTTTcggtaaaagaaaaacttcag CAGCTCTGCAGGTTTACCTGGATCAGGTGATGGCTCTGAGCTACAACGAGAATCCAAACTACGAGGAGCTGAGGAACGGAATCAGAGACGCACTGCAGAAACTGGGTTCTTCAGCGCAGGATCCCATCGATGTCACGCTGATTTAA